The following proteins are encoded in a genomic region of Oryzias latipes chromosome 17, ASM223467v1:
- the LOC101166986 gene encoding uncharacterized protein LOC101166986 isoform X5, which produces METCTMKPEVKQKRKPPKLPPKPTESNDGKLSGTPVVPPRPTEKELQNSTRYSLHKRTQADHTESPREDDPSGTTADETDFKQSNHSVLTGMFRGSQKEKKASFTSYLHPPNEQDSTDDQIPVKQAPSNKPEFLKGVMKGLNLKKTSQKIIKENNDSEDAAEDETSAQTSEKGGFLSNILKKSKTPADEASMQDNLSVHSELSASSDSLSEQSKGKGGKLPKIFKRSPKDKQPLAGDLSGSSDSLAETHSKQEKGFFSAILRRSPKTFEEETREKVQDKESLEDSASNSDSQSDNSNSKGKGNIFSEIFRKSPNPSESPSLEESSESTHGEPPVSSDNLLEKKEKGAWFGFFKKTPKGTAEEKMDGDDFSISSADPSEDTSTQQKETASDELTGSREGSTDSSTEDRNLEAGSEDQSESNRSKEKKVFSSMFRKQQKAAEGAAAQTEKKRGGFAGKFKTSLENLFEKESDPAADDKWLTGSCENLSDVTITEEKSGKLTRLFKQSPKPAPRSVTAEHPLSGSPLSASWDSLSEIGKEDLSGQTEPADDNDVLLEGASRTKEKRGGLSAIFKRTPKTSETLEDEVRETPEGGRLRRKRTVKKKRRVVSFRIKRTLPTDGKSTLQRTDEMLIIDEAVEMQEINPEQVRESTVELQPVEMAAYPSGESPSELEEENDELMEWWNTVKGWTEWNKSSNFQEDEETAVEQAADRVYMAARLFVRLFNQRGASLQHRILELLAVADAADQFHKRTVTAAVGGGVASVAGSIATITGLILAPFTFGASVIVTAVGIGVATAGSITSATANITDTVHSNMDRKKVEKMIQGYQEEITVIRECLEFLQEGMDTLQEWDFEKYSESAAKKALNHNIKHVMKEGGRAGKALMINTDKLISTVQVLGAAGGAAKAAQAISVTTGVMSALFLALDVFFLAKDSHELRKGARTKFASTITEVCKDLQDGLLELNKVKTQLQKTMDGIELEQYEETEEVEVEEEDELESDPKKLAELEKDLDLMEEKLCKKEDEGEKRSEQSGKEPFKFTKEKKEKSKKEIGEPDESKEKGEKEITKINKEKKEGGDGKAESKPEKEGQTKSTQRPAEEALAEESQKGSKKDKETKNRLTAGKEETHLRESDRVQKDSKKSTNGREKKRKSPQTEATEALSGSGDWKQHSTGSKALMESNKSHKGGSSREEGRTPERGGNQEKRERDQERRRDSTENERRRSDQKADGTRSRGKKNKDDERRDHGETECRKDSLRGWEETRSSERESRRSNKSRLHEREEEGGSRVERRPSERADHALMEKDKKGEGGERGRRGHGERGSHATSRDLWKDGLNI; this is translated from the exons ATGGAAACCTGCACGATGAAGCCAGAAGTTAAGCAGAAGAGAAAGCCG CCCAAGCTTCCTCCAAAGCCCACAGAG AGCAACGATGGCAAACTCTCTGGAACTCCTGTGGTTCCACCCAGACCCACAGAAAAG GAACTTCAGAACTCGACCAGATACAGTCTGCACAAAAGGACACAGGCAGACCACACAGAG AGCCCCAGAGAAGATGACCCATCAGGAACTACAGCAGAtgaaacagacttcaaacag AGTAATCACTCGGTCCTGACTGGAATGTTTCGAGGAAGCCAAAAGGAGAAGAAGGCATCGTTCACT AGCTACCTCCACCCACCCAATGAACAGGATTCAACCGACGACCAAATCCCAGTCAAACAGGCTCCCAGCAACAAGCCG GAATTTCTTAAAGGCGTGATGAAAGGCCTGAATCTGAAGAAGACGTCGCAGAAG ATCATTAAAGAGAACAATGACTCTGAAGATGCAGCAGAGGACGAAACATCTGCACAAACCTCT GAAAAAGGAGGCTTTTTGTCCAACATTcttaaaaagtctaaaacacCAGCAGATGAAGCCTCCATGCAG GACAACCTGAGTGTTCACAGTGAGCTGTCTGCCAGCAGTGACAGTTTGTCTGAACAAAGCAAG GGAAAAGGAGGGAAATTACCCAAGATCTTTAAGAGGTCTCCAAAGGATAAG CAGCCTCTGGCTGGAGATTTGTCAGGCAGTAGTGACAGTCTGGCTGAGACTCACTCAAAG caggaaaaaggttttttctcTGCGATTCTTCGCAGATCTCCCAAGACTTTTGAGGAGGAGACTCGTGAGAAG GTTCAGGATAAAGAATCGCTGGAGGATTCTGCATCCAACTCTGACAGTCAGTCTGACAACTCCAACTCAAAG ggaaaaggaaacattttcagcgaaatatttagaaaatctCCAAATCCATCCGAAAGCCCCAGTCTGGAAGAA AGCTCTGAATCGACACATGGTGAGCCGCCTGTCAGCAGCGACAACCTGTTGGAGAAAAAG GAGAAAGGGGCttggtttggattttttaaaaagacccCAAAAGGAACCGCTGAG GAAAAAATGGATGGCGATGATTTTTCCATCAGCAGCGCTGACCCGTCTGAAGATACCTCCACACAG CAGAAAGAAACAGCAAGTGATGAGCTGACGGGCAGCAGAGAAGGCTCGACTGACAGCAGCACTGAG GACAGAAATCTGGAAGCCGGCAGTGAGGATCAGTCTGAGAGTAACCGCTCTAAG GAGAAAAAGGTTTTCAGCAGCATGTTCAGGAAGCAGCAGAAAGCAGCAGAGGGCGCCGCAGCACAGACG gagaaaaaaagaggaggattTGCTGGAAAATTCAAAACGAGTTTGGAAAACCTGTTTGAAAAG GAGTCAGACCCAGCAGCAGATGACAAATGGTTGACAGGAAGCTGTGAAAACCTGTCAGATGTCACCATCACAGAG GAGAAATCGGGAAAGTTAACGCGGCTCTTTAAACAGTCGCCCAAACCGGCTCCTCGCTCCGTTACTGCTGAG cATCCGCTCAGTGGCTCTCCCCTGTCGGCCAGTTGGGACAGCCTTTCAGAAATTGGGAAG GAGGATCTTTCAGGACAAACTGAGCCTGCAGACGATAATGATGTTCTTCTTGAAGGTGCCAGCAGGACAAAG GAAAAACGAGGCGGCCTTTCTGCGATTTTCAAGCGAACACCTAAAACGTCAGAAACTCTG GAGGACGAGGTCAGAGAGACACCAGAGGGAGGCAGACTAAGACGCAAGAGGacggtaaagaaaaaaagacga GTTGTCTCATTCAGAATCAAGAGAACTCTTCCCACAGATGGCAAATCAACTTTACAA AGAACTGATGAGATGCTGATCATCGACGAGGCGGTCGAGATGCAGGAAATTAACCCGGAGCAGGTTAGG GAGAGCACAGTAGAGCTCCAGCCTGTGGAGATGGCTGCATATCCCTCTGGAGAAAGCCCCTCTGAACTGGaggag GAGAACGATGAGCTGATGGAGTGGTGGAACACAGTTAAAG GTTGGACGGAGTGGAATAAGAGCTCCAATTTCCAGGAGGATGAGGAAAC GGCGGTGGAGCAGGCCGCCGATCGAGTCTATATGGCAGCTCGGCTCTTTGTGCGCCTTTTCAACCAGCGGGGGGCGTCCTTGCAGCACCGCATCTTGGAGCTCCTGGCCGTGGCCGATGCTGCAGATCAGTTCCACAAGCGGACAGTGACGGCCGCTGTGGGTGGAGGTGTGGCCAGCGTTGCAGGCAGCATTGCCACCATCACCGGCCTCATCCTGGCCCCCTTCACCTTCGGAGCCTCTGTCATCGTCACCGCTGTGGGCATCGGCGTGGCGACAGCTGGGAGCATCACCTCAGCCACCGCTAACATCACAGACACGGTCCACTCCAACATGGATCGGAAGAAAGTGGAGAAGATGATCCAGGGCTACCAGGAGGAGATAACGGTCATCAGGGAGTGCTTGGAGTTTTTGCAG GAAGGCATGGACACCCTGCAGGAGTGGGATTTTGAAAAGTACTCTGAAAGTGCTGCCAAAAAGGCTCTGAACCACAACATTAAACATGTGATGAAGGAGGGCGGGCGCGCCGGAAAAGCCCTGATGATCAACACGGACAAGCTCATCAGCACCGTGCAGGTCCTTGGAGCCGCAGGCGGCGCCGCCAAAGCTGCACAGGCCATCAGTGTCACCACGGGCGTGATGTCCGCCCTCTTTTTAGCTCTCGATGTTTTCTTCCTCGCCAAGGACTCCCACGAGCTCCGCAAGGGCGCCAGGACTAAGTTTGCCTCAACAATTACAGAGGTCTGCAAAGACCTTCAAGATGGTCTGCTGGAGCTGAACAAGGTGAAAACGCAGCTACAGAAGACCATGGACGGCATAGAGCTGGAGCAGTATGAGGAGACCGAAGAGGTGGAggtggaagaggaggatgaactGGAGTCTGATCCAAAGAAACTGGCTGAGCTGGAGAAGGACCTGGACCTCATGGAAGAGAAACTCTGCAAGAAGGAAGATGAGGGCGAGAAGAGGAGCGAGCAGTCAGGGAAGGAACCTTTTAAATTTACCAAGGAGAAGAAAGAGAAGAGCAAGAAGGAAATAGGAGAGCCTGACGAAAGTAAAGAGAAAGGAGAGAAGGAAAtaaccaaaataaacaaagagaaaaaggaggGGGGAGACGGCAAGGCTGAGTCCAAACCAGAGAAAGAGGGGCAGACGAAGTCCACCCAAAGACCTGCAGAAGAAGCTTTAGCTGAAGAGTCTCAGAAAGGAAGCAAGAAGGACAAAGAAACCAAGAACCGACTCACCGCCGGAAAAGAGGAAACACACCTGCGTGAGTCTGACAGAGTTCAGAAAGACTCAAAGAAAAGCACAAAcggcagagaaaaaaagagaaagagtcCCCAAACCGAAGCGACCGAAGCCCTGAGCGGCTCAGGTGATTGGAAACAACACTCCACGGGGTCAAAGGCTCTGATGGAGAGCAACAAAAGCCACAAAGGAGGGAGCAGCAGGGAGGAGGGAAGGACGCCTGAAAGAGGAGGCAATCAGGAAAAACGGGAAAGAGATCAGGAGAGAAGACGTGACTCAACAGAGAACGAAAGGAGAAGATCAGACCAAAAGGCAGACGGGACACGGAGTcgaggaaagaaaaacaaagacgatgAGAGACGAGATCACGGAGAGACAGAATGCAGGAAAGACTCGCTCAGAGGCTGGGAAGAGACCAGGAGTTCAGAAAGAGAGTCAAGGAGGAGTAACAAGAGTAGACTCCAtgaaagagaggaggaaggagggagCAGAGTGGAGAGGAGGCCCTCTGAGAGGGCAGACCATGCTTTGATGGAGAAGGACAAGAAGGGAGAAGGAGGGGAGCGTGGACGGAGAGGACACGGAGAGCGTGGATCTCACGCCACCTCCAGAGATCTGTGGAAAGACGGCCTGAACATTTAG
- the LOC101166986 gene encoding uncharacterized protein LOC101166986 isoform X3, with product METCTMKPEVKQKRKPPKLPPKPTEDKGKREAERAQTPEPDLQSHLISNDGKLSGTPVVPPRPTEKELQNSTRYSLHKRTQADHTESPREDDPSGTTADETDFKQSNHSVLTGMFRGSQKEKKASFTSYLHPPNEQDSTDDQIPVKQAPSNKPEFLKGVMKGLNLKKTSQKIIKENNDSEDAAEDETSAQTSEKGGFLSNILKKSKTPADEASMQDNLSVHSELSASSDSLSEQSKGKGGKLPKIFKRSPKDKPLAGDLSGSSDSLAETHSKQEKGFFSAILRRSPKTFEEETREKVQDKESLEDSASNSDSQSDNSNSKGKGNIFSEIFRKSPNPSESPSLEESSESTHGEPPVSSDNLLEKKEKGAWFGFFKKTPKGTAEEKMDGDDFSISSADPSEDTSTQQKETASDELTGSREGSTDSSTEDRNLEAGSEDQSESNRSKEKKVFSSMFRKQQKAAEGAAAQTEKKRGGFAGKFKTSLENLFEKESDPAADDKWLTGSCENLSDVTITEEKSGKLTRLFKQSPKPAPRSVTAEHPLSGSPLSASWDSLSEIGKEDLSGQTEPADDNDVLLEGASRTKEKRGGLSAIFKRTPKTSETLEDEVRETPEGGRLRRKRTVKKKRRVVSFRIKRTLPTDGKSTLQRTDEMLIIDEAVEMQEINPEQVRESTVELQPVEMAAYPSGESPSELEEENDELMEWWNTVKGWTEWNKSSNFQEDEETAVEQAADRVYMAARLFVRLFNQRGASLQHRILELLAVADAADQFHKRTVTAAVGGGVASVAGSIATITGLILAPFTFGASVIVTAVGIGVATAGSITSATANITDTVHSNMDRKKVEKMIQGYQEEITVIRECLEFLQEGMDTLQEWDFEKYSESAAKKALNHNIKHVMKEGGRAGKALMINTDKLISTVQVLGAAGGAAKAAQAISVTTGVMSALFLALDVFFLAKDSHELRKGARTKFASTITEVCKDLQDGLLELNKVKTQLQKTMDGIELEQYEETEEVEVEEEDELESDPKKLAELEKDLDLMEEKLCKKEDEGEKRSEQSGKEPFKFTKEKKEKSKKEIGEPDESKEKGEKEITKINKEKKEGGDGKAESKPEKEGQTKSTQRPAEEALAEESQKGSKKDKETKNRLTAGKEETHLRESDRVQKDSKKSTNGREKKRKSPQTEATEALSGSGDWKQHSTGSKALMESNKSHKGGSSREEGRTPERGGNQEKRERDQERRRDSTENERRRSDQKADGTRSRGKKNKDDERRDHGETECRKDSLRGWEETRSSERESRRSNKSRLHEREEEGGSRVERRPSERADHALMEKDKKGEGGERGRRGHGERGSHATSRDLWKDGLNI from the exons ATGGAAACCTGCACGATGAAGCCAGAAGTTAAGCAGAAGAGAAAGCCG CCCAAGCTTCCTCCAAAGCCCACAGAG GACAAAGGGAAAAGAGAAGCGGAGAGGGCTCAGACGCCAGAGCCTGACCTGCAGAGCCATCTCATA AGCAACGATGGCAAACTCTCTGGAACTCCTGTGGTTCCACCCAGACCCACAGAAAAG GAACTTCAGAACTCGACCAGATACAGTCTGCACAAAAGGACACAGGCAGACCACACAGAG AGCCCCAGAGAAGATGACCCATCAGGAACTACAGCAGAtgaaacagacttcaaacag AGTAATCACTCGGTCCTGACTGGAATGTTTCGAGGAAGCCAAAAGGAGAAGAAGGCATCGTTCACT AGCTACCTCCACCCACCCAATGAACAGGATTCAACCGACGACCAAATCCCAGTCAAACAGGCTCCCAGCAACAAGCCG GAATTTCTTAAAGGCGTGATGAAAGGCCTGAATCTGAAGAAGACGTCGCAGAAG ATCATTAAAGAGAACAATGACTCTGAAGATGCAGCAGAGGACGAAACATCTGCACAAACCTCT GAAAAAGGAGGCTTTTTGTCCAACATTcttaaaaagtctaaaacacCAGCAGATGAAGCCTCCATGCAG GACAACCTGAGTGTTCACAGTGAGCTGTCTGCCAGCAGTGACAGTTTGTCTGAACAAAGCAAG GGAAAAGGAGGGAAATTACCCAAGATCTTTAAGAGGTCTCCAAAGGATAAG CCTCTGGCTGGAGATTTGTCAGGCAGTAGTGACAGTCTGGCTGAGACTCACTCAAAG caggaaaaaggttttttctcTGCGATTCTTCGCAGATCTCCCAAGACTTTTGAGGAGGAGACTCGTGAGAAG GTTCAGGATAAAGAATCGCTGGAGGATTCTGCATCCAACTCTGACAGTCAGTCTGACAACTCCAACTCAAAG ggaaaaggaaacattttcagcgaaatatttagaaaatctCCAAATCCATCCGAAAGCCCCAGTCTGGAAGAA AGCTCTGAATCGACACATGGTGAGCCGCCTGTCAGCAGCGACAACCTGTTGGAGAAAAAG GAGAAAGGGGCttggtttggattttttaaaaagacccCAAAAGGAACCGCTGAG GAAAAAATGGATGGCGATGATTTTTCCATCAGCAGCGCTGACCCGTCTGAAGATACCTCCACACAG CAGAAAGAAACAGCAAGTGATGAGCTGACGGGCAGCAGAGAAGGCTCGACTGACAGCAGCACTGAG GACAGAAATCTGGAAGCCGGCAGTGAGGATCAGTCTGAGAGTAACCGCTCTAAG GAGAAAAAGGTTTTCAGCAGCATGTTCAGGAAGCAGCAGAAAGCAGCAGAGGGCGCCGCAGCACAGACG gagaaaaaaagaggaggattTGCTGGAAAATTCAAAACGAGTTTGGAAAACCTGTTTGAAAAG GAGTCAGACCCAGCAGCAGATGACAAATGGTTGACAGGAAGCTGTGAAAACCTGTCAGATGTCACCATCACAGAG GAGAAATCGGGAAAGTTAACGCGGCTCTTTAAACAGTCGCCCAAACCGGCTCCTCGCTCCGTTACTGCTGAG cATCCGCTCAGTGGCTCTCCCCTGTCGGCCAGTTGGGACAGCCTTTCAGAAATTGGGAAG GAGGATCTTTCAGGACAAACTGAGCCTGCAGACGATAATGATGTTCTTCTTGAAGGTGCCAGCAGGACAAAG GAAAAACGAGGCGGCCTTTCTGCGATTTTCAAGCGAACACCTAAAACGTCAGAAACTCTG GAGGACGAGGTCAGAGAGACACCAGAGGGAGGCAGACTAAGACGCAAGAGGacggtaaagaaaaaaagacga GTTGTCTCATTCAGAATCAAGAGAACTCTTCCCACAGATGGCAAATCAACTTTACAA AGAACTGATGAGATGCTGATCATCGACGAGGCGGTCGAGATGCAGGAAATTAACCCGGAGCAGGTTAGG GAGAGCACAGTAGAGCTCCAGCCTGTGGAGATGGCTGCATATCCCTCTGGAGAAAGCCCCTCTGAACTGGaggag GAGAACGATGAGCTGATGGAGTGGTGGAACACAGTTAAAG GTTGGACGGAGTGGAATAAGAGCTCCAATTTCCAGGAGGATGAGGAAAC GGCGGTGGAGCAGGCCGCCGATCGAGTCTATATGGCAGCTCGGCTCTTTGTGCGCCTTTTCAACCAGCGGGGGGCGTCCTTGCAGCACCGCATCTTGGAGCTCCTGGCCGTGGCCGATGCTGCAGATCAGTTCCACAAGCGGACAGTGACGGCCGCTGTGGGTGGAGGTGTGGCCAGCGTTGCAGGCAGCATTGCCACCATCACCGGCCTCATCCTGGCCCCCTTCACCTTCGGAGCCTCTGTCATCGTCACCGCTGTGGGCATCGGCGTGGCGACAGCTGGGAGCATCACCTCAGCCACCGCTAACATCACAGACACGGTCCACTCCAACATGGATCGGAAGAAAGTGGAGAAGATGATCCAGGGCTACCAGGAGGAGATAACGGTCATCAGGGAGTGCTTGGAGTTTTTGCAG GAAGGCATGGACACCCTGCAGGAGTGGGATTTTGAAAAGTACTCTGAAAGTGCTGCCAAAAAGGCTCTGAACCACAACATTAAACATGTGATGAAGGAGGGCGGGCGCGCCGGAAAAGCCCTGATGATCAACACGGACAAGCTCATCAGCACCGTGCAGGTCCTTGGAGCCGCAGGCGGCGCCGCCAAAGCTGCACAGGCCATCAGTGTCACCACGGGCGTGATGTCCGCCCTCTTTTTAGCTCTCGATGTTTTCTTCCTCGCCAAGGACTCCCACGAGCTCCGCAAGGGCGCCAGGACTAAGTTTGCCTCAACAATTACAGAGGTCTGCAAAGACCTTCAAGATGGTCTGCTGGAGCTGAACAAGGTGAAAACGCAGCTACAGAAGACCATGGACGGCATAGAGCTGGAGCAGTATGAGGAGACCGAAGAGGTGGAggtggaagaggaggatgaactGGAGTCTGATCCAAAGAAACTGGCTGAGCTGGAGAAGGACCTGGACCTCATGGAAGAGAAACTCTGCAAGAAGGAAGATGAGGGCGAGAAGAGGAGCGAGCAGTCAGGGAAGGAACCTTTTAAATTTACCAAGGAGAAGAAAGAGAAGAGCAAGAAGGAAATAGGAGAGCCTGACGAAAGTAAAGAGAAAGGAGAGAAGGAAAtaaccaaaataaacaaagagaaaaaggaggGGGGAGACGGCAAGGCTGAGTCCAAACCAGAGAAAGAGGGGCAGACGAAGTCCACCCAAAGACCTGCAGAAGAAGCTTTAGCTGAAGAGTCTCAGAAAGGAAGCAAGAAGGACAAAGAAACCAAGAACCGACTCACCGCCGGAAAAGAGGAAACACACCTGCGTGAGTCTGACAGAGTTCAGAAAGACTCAAAGAAAAGCACAAAcggcagagaaaaaaagagaaagagtcCCCAAACCGAAGCGACCGAAGCCCTGAGCGGCTCAGGTGATTGGAAACAACACTCCACGGGGTCAAAGGCTCTGATGGAGAGCAACAAAAGCCACAAAGGAGGGAGCAGCAGGGAGGAGGGAAGGACGCCTGAAAGAGGAGGCAATCAGGAAAAACGGGAAAGAGATCAGGAGAGAAGACGTGACTCAACAGAGAACGAAAGGAGAAGATCAGACCAAAAGGCAGACGGGACACGGAGTcgaggaaagaaaaacaaagacgatgAGAGACGAGATCACGGAGAGACAGAATGCAGGAAAGACTCGCTCAGAGGCTGGGAAGAGACCAGGAGTTCAGAAAGAGAGTCAAGGAGGAGTAACAAGAGTAGACTCCAtgaaagagaggaggaaggagggagCAGAGTGGAGAGGAGGCCCTCTGAGAGGGCAGACCATGCTTTGATGGAGAAGGACAAGAAGGGAGAAGGAGGGGAGCGTGGACGGAGAGGACACGGAGAGCGTGGATCTCACGCCACCTCCAGAGATCTGTGGAAAGACGGCCTGAACATTTAG